One Athene noctua chromosome 30, bAthNoc1.hap1.1, whole genome shotgun sequence genomic region harbors:
- the NEMP1 gene encoding nuclear envelope integral membrane protein 1 isoform X1, with amino-acid sequence MKPAPGRRRRLLGALLLLLLGGGAEAGQSVIPLHEGHVSHHSAPHHFCYTNTRVPRWHDVWTRMQIRVNSSRMIRVTQVGSEEELEGSSVWNIVFSFLREKLNDTSIDVDLYSNKTCLKVELLEAGTTYCVVLFRRFDPKLFLVFFLGLLLFFCGDMLSRSQLFYYSAGISFGLLASLLILVYMMSKVMPRKSPVYILLAGGWSFSLYLLQLIFKNLREICKSYWQYLLGYLLLVGFVSFGVCYRYGPLENERSISLLSWALQLLGLLLMYSGIQIHPVALALVVIAVCTKNLDYPLQWAFAAYRRVQSARLGPSPPCLLTEEEYRLQGEVETRRALEELRNYCRSPDFSAWTTVSRIQSPKRFADFVGGACHVTPNEVSVHEREYSLGDIFEDELSEEEEKDHDSLVGAHTCCPLSHNHLDAD; translated from the exons ATGAAACCGgctccggggcggcggcggcggctgctgggggcgctgctgctgctgctgctgggggggggcgcAG AAGCCGGGCAGTCGGTCATCCCGCTCCACGAGGGCCACGTCTCCCATCACTCGGCCCCGCACCACTTCTGCTACACCAACACGCGCGTCCCGCGGTGGCACGACGTATGGACGAGGATGCAG ATCCGGGTCAACAGCAGCCGGATGATCCGCGTGACACAGGTGGGCAgcgaggaggagctggagggctCCAGCGTCTGGAACATCGttttctccttcctgagggaGAAGCTGAACGACACCAGCATCGACGTGGATCTCTACAGCAACAAAACCTGCCTCAAGGTCGAGCTGCTGGAGGCCGGCACCACGTACTGCGTCGTCCTCTTCCGAC GCTTTGACCCGAAGCTGTTCCTGGTTTTCTTCCTGGGCCTGCTGTTGTTCTTCTGCGGGGACATGCTGAGCAG GAGCCAACTCTTCTACTACTCGGCTGGGATTAGTTTTGGCTTGCTGGCCTCGCTGCTCATCCTCGTCTACATGATGTCCAAGGTCATGCCCAGG AAGAGTCCCGTTTACATCCTGCTGGCGGGGGGCTGGTCCTTCTCCCTGTACCTGCTTCAGCTCATCTTCAAGAACCTGCGGGAGATCTGCAAGTCCTACTGGCAGTACCTGCTGG GCTACCTGCTGCTCGTGGGCTTCGTCAGCTTCGGCGTGTGCTACCGGTACGGGCCGCTGGAGAACGAGCGCAGCATCAGCCTCCTCTCCTGGGCCCTGCAGCTCCTCGGCCTCCTGCTGATGTACTCGGGCATCCAGATCCATCCCGTCGCCCTGGCCTTGGTGGTCATCGCCGTCTGCACCAAGAACCTGGACTACCCCCTGCAATGGGCCTTCGCTGCCTACAG gagggtgcagagcgCCAGGCTGGGGCcgagccctccctgcctgctgacAGAGGAGGAGTACCGGCTCCAGGGCGAGGTGGAGACGCGCAGGGCCCTCGAGGAGCTTCGGAACTACTGCAGGAGCCCAGATTTCTCTGCCTGGACCACGGTGTCCCGCATCCAGTCTCCCAAGAG GTTTGCTGACTTTGTGGGTGGCGCCTGTCACGTCACCCCAAACGAGGTCTCTGTCCACGAGCGGGAGTACAGCCTGGGCGACATCTTCGAGGATGAGctctctgaggaggaggagaaagatcATGACTCCCTTGTTGGGGCCCACACATGTTGCCCCCTGAGCCACAACCACCTGGATGCTGACTGA
- the NEMP1 gene encoding nuclear envelope integral membrane protein 1 isoform X2: MKPAPGRRRRLLGALLLLLLGGGAEAGQSVIPLHEGHVSHHSAPHHFCYTNTRVPRWHDVWTRMQLNDTSIDVDLYSNKTCLKVELLEAGTTYCVVLFRRFDPKLFLVFFLGLLLFFCGDMLSRSQLFYYSAGISFGLLASLLILVYMMSKVMPRKSPVYILLAGGWSFSLYLLQLIFKNLREICKSYWQYLLGYLLLVGFVSFGVCYRYGPLENERSISLLSWALQLLGLLLMYSGIQIHPVALALVVIAVCTKNLDYPLQWAFAAYRRVQSARLGPSPPCLLTEEEYRLQGEVETRRALEELRNYCRSPDFSAWTTVSRIQSPKRFADFVGGACHVTPNEVSVHEREYSLGDIFEDELSEEEEKDHDSLVGAHTCCPLSHNHLDAD; encoded by the exons ATGAAACCGgctccggggcggcggcggcggctgctgggggcgctgctgctgctgctgctgggggggggcgcAG AAGCCGGGCAGTCGGTCATCCCGCTCCACGAGGGCCACGTCTCCCATCACTCGGCCCCGCACCACTTCTGCTACACCAACACGCGCGTCCCGCGGTGGCACGACGTATGGACGAGGATGCAG CTGAACGACACCAGCATCGACGTGGATCTCTACAGCAACAAAACCTGCCTCAAGGTCGAGCTGCTGGAGGCCGGCACCACGTACTGCGTCGTCCTCTTCCGAC GCTTTGACCCGAAGCTGTTCCTGGTTTTCTTCCTGGGCCTGCTGTTGTTCTTCTGCGGGGACATGCTGAGCAG GAGCCAACTCTTCTACTACTCGGCTGGGATTAGTTTTGGCTTGCTGGCCTCGCTGCTCATCCTCGTCTACATGATGTCCAAGGTCATGCCCAGG AAGAGTCCCGTTTACATCCTGCTGGCGGGGGGCTGGTCCTTCTCCCTGTACCTGCTTCAGCTCATCTTCAAGAACCTGCGGGAGATCTGCAAGTCCTACTGGCAGTACCTGCTGG GCTACCTGCTGCTCGTGGGCTTCGTCAGCTTCGGCGTGTGCTACCGGTACGGGCCGCTGGAGAACGAGCGCAGCATCAGCCTCCTCTCCTGGGCCCTGCAGCTCCTCGGCCTCCTGCTGATGTACTCGGGCATCCAGATCCATCCCGTCGCCCTGGCCTTGGTGGTCATCGCCGTCTGCACCAAGAACCTGGACTACCCCCTGCAATGGGCCTTCGCTGCCTACAG gagggtgcagagcgCCAGGCTGGGGCcgagccctccctgcctgctgacAGAGGAGGAGTACCGGCTCCAGGGCGAGGTGGAGACGCGCAGGGCCCTCGAGGAGCTTCGGAACTACTGCAGGAGCCCAGATTTCTCTGCCTGGACCACGGTGTCCCGCATCCAGTCTCCCAAGAG GTTTGCTGACTTTGTGGGTGGCGCCTGTCACGTCACCCCAAACGAGGTCTCTGTCCACGAGCGGGAGTACAGCCTGGGCGACATCTTCGAGGATGAGctctctgaggaggaggagaaagatcATGACTCCCTTGTTGGGGCCCACACATGTTGCCCCCTGAGCCACAACCACCTGGATGCTGACTGA